The following proteins are co-located in the Phoenix dactylifera cultivar Barhee BC4 unplaced genomic scaffold, palm_55x_up_171113_PBpolish2nd_filt_p 000164F, whole genome shotgun sequence genome:
- the LOC120105003 gene encoding uncharacterized protein LOC120105003: protein MDKYAASQFLSYKMVDTKPVVDQAHELTVIYHELGLRGMGITESLQVACTIDKLPPSWKDFGLSLKHKTEDMTMKTLLSAIRIQEQHLEKDNEQLMNPELLTKVNFVESQNKTHKFKNSKFEKGGPRNKRKPMKPKHHINKNDRKPICYNCGKLGHMARVCRMKKKKYQNYEHVPSQPANPQTNMVLSSTGPTSTDDRSGVA, encoded by the exons ATGGACAAGTATGCTGCTAGTCAATTCCTGTCTTATAAGATGGTTGACACCAAGCCCGTAGTTGACCAAGCCCATGAGTTAACAGTGATTTATCATGAATTAGGCTTAAGGGGAATGGGAATAACTGAGAGCCTTCAAGTTGCTTGTACCATTGACAAGCTCCCACCTTCTTGGAAAGACTTTGGGTTATCCCTGAAACATAAAACCGAGGATATGACAATGAAAACTCTATTGTCTGCCATTAGGATCCAAGAACAACACCTTGAGAAAGATAATGAGCAACTCATGAATCCTGAGCTTCTAACCAAGGTGAACTTTGTAGAAAGCCAAAATAAGACCCATAAGTTCAAgaactccaaatttgaaaagggtggacctagaaacaaaagaaaacctaTGAAGCCAAAACACCATATCAATAAGAATGATCGGAAGCCGATTTGCTACAATTGTGGGAAACTCGGTCATATGGCTCGAGTAtgccggatgaagaagaagaagtatcagAACTATGAACATGTGCCTTCTCAACCTGCAAATCCACAAACCAACATGGTGCTATCCAGTACTGGTCCTACTAGTACTGATGATCG GTCCGGAGTGGCCTAA